Within Desulfobacter sp., the genomic segment AACCATTTTGGCGGATGATACAATCACCCCCCAGAAGGCAAACGGGCTGATGAAACCCCTTAAGGATTACATCTATACATTTGAGTCCAGCGTCGAGGTGTTATCCACCGCCGGTCGCGAAATGGTGCATCATGTTTCAGAGGGTATTGTTTACAAGGGAAAAAGGTCCCGTATTGTTATCGGCGCCCTATTGATTGTCGGCGTCTGTGTCAGTATTTTTTTCGGGATTATCATTTCATTAATTATCAAAAAACCCATCAACGCCGCCATGGAATTTGCCAATACCCTTGCCAAAGGGGACCTCACCCAACGGCTTGAAATCGACCAGAAGGACGAAATCGGAAGGCTGTTAAACGCATTGAACTCAATGTCCAAAAGCCTGCACCAGATTTTCCAGGATATCTCAACAGGGGTCCACACCCTGACCTCATCGTCCACCGCATTGTCATCGGTTTCGGAGCAGATCAATGCCAACTCCACCCAGACCGCTGAAAAATCAACCAGTGTTGCCGCCGCAGCCGAGGAGATGACAACCAATATGAACAGCGTTGCCGCCGCAACGGAACAGACAACGGCCAATATTCAGATGATTGTCTCTGCATCTGAAGAAATGACAGCCACCATCAATGAAATTGCCAACAATACATCCAAAGGCAGTGAAACCACTTCCCTGGCGGTTAAAACGGCCCAGGAGGTTTCCGACAAAGTGGACAGGCTTGGCAGTTCCGCTTCGGATATCAGCAAGGTGACTGAAACCATTTCCGAAATCTCGGAACAGACCAATCTTCTTGCGTTGAATGCCACCATAGAGGCGGCACGGGCAGGAGAGGCCGGAAAAGGGTTTGCCGTTGTGGCCGGAGAAATAAAGGCGCTGGCCCAGCAGACCGCCGAGGCCACCCGTGAGATCAATGAGAAAATTACAGGCGTGCAGACCATTACGGCTGAATCCATTGAAGCCATCGAAGCCATTGTTACTGTAATCAATGATATCAATGACATCGTGACAACCGTGGCCACGGCCATTGAGGAACAGTCCGCCACGACCCAGGAAATTTCAAACAACGTGAGCCAGGCCGCCGCAGGGGTCCAGGAAGTCAATGAGAGCGTCAACCAGACATCGGCGGTGTCCGGAGAAGTCTCCCAGGATATTGCCCAGGTGAGCCAGGCCGCAGGAGAAATAAGCGACGGCAGCCAGACCGTGAGCGCCAGTGCCGCCGAACTGACGAATCTGGCAGAAAGCCTGAATAAAATGGTTGCCCAGTTTAAACTATAAGACCGCAAAAAGAGCGGTCTGGACATTTCCGGCGGGCAGGTATCTTTAAGAGACGTCCTGCCCTGCCAGCGCCGGATCTGCCGCCTGCCCCCCCATTGATGCCGGCCCCTGGAAACGGGCCGGCATTTTTAATGGCAGGGTCTATTTCATCCGGTAGGTATAGGTCATCATGATCTGGTTGCGGTCTTCCATATTCAGGGCCGCTTCCAGTCCCGGACAGTCCAGGCTGACGTTGATGGCCTCCTTGGTCATGCGGATGCCCATGGGATTTTTTTCGGTCATGGTTGTGGCCAGGGCCTGGGCCGTGGATATCATCTCCTCTTTGGGGACCACCCGTGAGGCGAACCCCAGGTCCAGGGCGGTCTTTGCATCCATCCAATTGCCGGTGAGCAGGTATTCGTAGGCCCGGCCGGCGCCGATGAGCCGGGGCAGAAAATAGGAGGAGGCCATGTCCGCGCCCCCCAGGCCGATATTGATATAGGCTGCTGAGAACCGGGCGTCCTCTGCCAGGATGCGGATATCCGAGGCCATGGCCAGGGAAAAGCCGATGCCCGCTGCCGCGCCGTGGACACAGGAGATAACGGGCTGGGGAATCTGGCGCATTCCCAGAAAGAGCCGGCTCATGCGGACCTGGGCGTTATAGGCCTGGACCGGGCTCATCTTGAAAATCTCGGGGGCGTATGTGTTTGTGTCCAGGCCGGCACAGAACCCCTTGGCCTCGCCGCCGTCCAGGATGATCACCCGGGTCTCCTCGTCATACCGCCGCTCCCTCAAAAATGCCTCAAAGGCCTCCACCATGGGATGGTCAAAGGCGTTGTAGGATGAGGGGCGGTTCAGGGTCATTCGGCCGATGCCGTTCTCTGTTTTAAAATGAAAGGGGGCGTCTCCGGTGTTATTTTCAGTCATTTTATATGTCCTTATTATTAATCGGTGAACAGGTCGTCAGCCAGGGTACAGGCCATCTGGGTGCTTTTTTCAAGGGTGACGGCAATGGAAATTATCTTGGTCAGTTCATAGGTATAAAAATACCGGGCCGTGGCCAGCTTGCCCTCAAGGAAGCGTTTTTCCTTTTTCCCGGGCTTGCCCGTGGCAAGGGCCCCGGCAGCGGCAGTGGCCATGGTGAGCCACTGCCAGGCAATCACCGTGATCCCGAACATCTCAAGGAAGGGGGTGGCGTCGGCCAGGAAGGGTTCCGGCCCCTTTTCCATGGCGATTCCACCCAGGGCCATGGCGGTCTTTTCCACCCGGGCCAGTGCGGTTTCCAGTTCATCGGCCATGGCCGCCAGGGAAAAGTCAGCCCCCGCTTCGGGCAGGTCCGCCCCCCTTGCACCGTCAATGGCATCTGAGATTTCTTCTTTGAGCAGTTGAAGGGCCCTGCCGTTCTCCATCACCAGTTTCCGGCCCAAAAGATCCATGGCCTGGATCCCGGTGGTGCCTTCGTGGATGGGATGGATGCGCATGTCCCTGAAGTGCTGCTCCACCGGGAAATCCTCGCAGTATCCGTATCCTCCGAAACACTGGATGGCCGCCGAGGTGGATAGTATGCCCATCTCAGACGGATAGGTTTTGGCCACCGGGGTGAGCAGTTCCAGCAGCAGGTGGCAGTCCCTGGCCTGGGGATTCTGGAGATGGATATCCTCGTACATGCCGCAGTGAAGGATAAGGGAAAGGGACCCTTCCACCACGGCCCGCTGGAGCAGAAGCATCCGCTTCACATCGGGGTGCCGGATGATGGGCACCGGTTCCGATCCTTTGGGTGCGGTGAGGGGACGGCCCTGGCAGCGGGTGCGGCTGTATTCAAGGGCGGCATGGTAGGCGGCCGAGGCAATGGCCGTGGCGCCCATGCCCACCTCCAGCCGGGCCCCGTTCATCATCTGGAACATATAGGAAAGCCCTTGGTGGGGCTCCCCCACCAGCCAGCCCGTACAGTCATTTTTCTCCCCCATGCGCAGCCCGGTGATGGGGGCGCCCCGGTATCCCAGCTTGTGAAAAACCTGGGTGACGGTAACATCGTTGGGAATCAGGCTTCCGTCCCCTGCCGGCCGCAGCTTGGGCACGGCAAAAAGCGAGATCCCCTTCACCCCGGGTTTGGCCCCTTCCATCCGGGCCAGCATGAGGTGGACCACATTGTCCACCCCGTCGTGGTCACCGGCGGAGATGAAAATTTTTTCACCTGAAATATGATAGGTACCGTCTTCCCGAAGGACGGCGGTGGTGACGATATCCCCCAGGGAAGAGCCCGCCTCCGGCTCGGTCAGGGCCATGGTCCCCTGCCACCGTCCTTCCAGCATGGGGGGGATGAATCTTTCCTGGAGTTCCGCCGACCCGAAGCTGTGCAGGAGCTTTGCCGCCCCCATGGTCAGGCCGTGGTATACGGCCGCCGAATAATTGGCCGAGGCAAAGATAAAATTAATGCAGTGCAGGAGGGAGGCGGGCATATTCTCCCCCTCCCATTTTTCCGGGAAGGGGGCGGATATCCACCCGTCCCTGCCCAGTGTTTCCAGCATGGGCCGCACCCCGGGATGAACCAATACCCGGCCCTTTTCCAGGGCCGGGGACATCCGGTCCATCTCCTCGAACATGGGCCGCATGATTTTATTGCCGATGTCCAGGGCGGCCTTGAACACCATGTCCATGGTTTTGGAGGGATGCCCCTTAAAGATGTCTCCGGCCCGGTCCCGGTGGCGGCTCTGCCGTGAGTCCAGGGTAAATTTAAGGTTCTGCATGCTCATGAATTTATCTGCCATGGCCACCTCCTTTAATGGATGCCCTTAAGGAATTCCGGGGAAAGGTAGGCCGGCTCCGGATATTCATAGAAGCCACGGCCGGTTTTCATCCCCAAGTCCCCCCGTTCCACATAGGCCTTTAAAAAAGCCGCGTTCTGCCGGGCCTGGGGATCGTCCTTTTTCTCTGCCCAGTAATCGGTTACCTTGTACACGGTTTCCAGGCCGATGGAGTCCATGATCCCGAAGGGGCCGGTCATGGACCGCATGATCCCCATCCAGGCCCGGTCGATATCCTCCACCGTGGCCACCTCCTTGGAAGCCAGGCTCAGGGCGGAGGCCATCCACTCGGAGAGCATGGTGTTGAACACATAGCCGTGCTGTTCCTTTTTCAGTTCAATGGGGAACTGGTCAATGGCCGTGCAGAAGTCCCGCACCGCATCCAGGGTTCCGGCCGAGGTGCCGGGATGGGGCATGATATCCACCACATTGGTCACGGAACAATCGTGGAAATGCAGGGCCAGGAACCGGTCCGGCCGGCCCGTGGCCTCTGCGATCATGGAGGGCACCAGGGTGGAGGTGTTGGTGGTAAAGATGGTATGTGCCGGGCAGATTTCGTTGAACTGTGAAAAGACCCGGGCCTTTAATCTGGGATCCTCGGGCACGGATTCATTGATGAGATCCGCATCCTTTCCCGCCGTCCCGGGATCAGCGGTAAAGGACATCCTGGAGAGGGCTTCGCTGACCTTCTCACCGGGGAAGCGATTGCAGGCGGCCAGCCGCCGGGCCAGCTTTTCCGCCCGCTGTGCCGCCCCTTCAAGGGCCTGTTCAAAGGCATCAAAAACAATTACATCAAACCCAAAAGCAGCGCACTGCACCCCGATCTGCAGCCCCATGGTGCCGGCGCCCAGAATGAGCACTTTTTTAATATCAGCCATACGCCTTATCCTCCATAACCAGGGCGGCATCGGATAGCCCCCGGATTGATTTCATTTTTCCTGCGGTGACCGGCAGGACAGTTTCCATATAGAACCGGGCCGTGGTGACAACGCCCGAATAAAAGACCTGATCTTTCTTTTTGCCTCCGGCAGCAGCCGCGGCCGCGCAGGCCCGCATCAAATGCATCCAGCCCAGGACCACGTCGCCGGTAACCTCAAGAAAGGGATGGGCATGGGCAAAGGCGGTTTCAAACCCTTCCGACAGGGCCGCCATACCCAGATCCATTGCCGTTTCCCCCAGGGCTGCCGCCGATGTTTCAACCGCTTTTGCCAGGGGAACCAGCTCTGGAAAGCCGTTGGCATGAGAAACGGTTTTCCCCATCTCATCCAGCAGCAACTTGAATACCATGCCTTTTTTCATGCCCAGCTTCCGGCCCAACAGGTCCATGGCCTGGATGCCGTCGGTACCCTCGTAGATGGAGGCAATTTTCACATCCCGGAGCAGCTGCTCCACCGGAAAATCACGGGTATACCCGTACCCGCCGAAGGTCTGGACGGCCTGGACGCAGACCTCGAATCCCCGCTCGGCGCAATAGGCTTTGATCACCGGGGTCAGCAGTTCGATAAGATCGCCGGCTGCCGCCGTTTCCTCTTCGGATCCGGCCATGGTCTGCCGGTCAAAGAGGCCGGCCGTGTAATAGATCATGGTGCGCATCCCGTCCACGTGGGCCTTCATCCAGGTGAGCATCCGTCTGACA encodes:
- a CDS encoding methyl-accepting chemotaxis protein, encoding MVSKWMGNLSIGKKLIGSFMFVSLIVVLVGGIGFIRISSTIFQVTDMVEDDIRFLEKAEELKILALQHRRYEKDFFLNIGKKEKQNGYIKKFQGVEKKTSALIDEMDRMAKTDPHLSDEIKKAVLDAQASYTKYATGFLGLTKTILADDTITPQKANGLMKPLKDYIYTFESSVEVLSTAGREMVHHVSEGIVYKGKRSRIVIGALLIVGVCVSIFFGIIISLIIKKPINAAMEFANTLAKGDLTQRLEIDQKDEIGRLLNALNSMSKSLHQIFQDISTGVHTLTSSSTALSSVSEQINANSTQTAEKSTSVAAAAEEMTTNMNSVAAATEQTTANIQMIVSASEEMTATINEIANNTSKGSETTSLAVKTAQEVSDKVDRLGSSASDISKVTETISEISEQTNLLALNATIEAARAGEAGKGFAVVAGEIKALAQQTAEATREINEKITGVQTITAESIEAIEAIVTVINDINDIVTTVATAIEEQSATTQEISNNVSQAAAGVQEVNESVNQTSAVSGEVSQDIAQVSQAAGEISDGSQTVSASAAELTNLAESLNKMVAQFKL
- a CDS encoding 3-hydroxyacyl-CoA dehydrogenase → MADIKKVLILGAGTMGLQIGVQCAAFGFDVIVFDAFEQALEGAAQRAEKLARRLAACNRFPGEKVSEALSRMSFTADPGTAGKDADLINESVPEDPRLKARVFSQFNEICPAHTIFTTNTSTLVPSMIAEATGRPDRFLALHFHDCSVTNVVDIMPHPGTSAGTLDAVRDFCTAIDQFPIELKKEQHGYVFNTMLSEWMASALSLASKEVATVEDIDRAWMGIMRSMTGPFGIMDSIGLETVYKVTDYWAEKKDDPQARQNAAFLKAYVERGDLGMKTGRGFYEYPEPAYLSPEFLKGIH
- a CDS encoding enoyl-CoA hydratase/isomerase family protein; the protein is MTENNTGDAPFHFKTENGIGRMTLNRPSSYNAFDHPMVEAFEAFLRERRYDEETRVIILDGGEAKGFCAGLDTNTYAPEIFKMSPVQAYNAQVRMSRLFLGMRQIPQPVISCVHGAAAGIGFSLAMASDIRILAEDARFSAAYINIGLGGADMASSYFLPRLIGAGRAYEYLLTGNWMDAKTALDLGFASRVVPKEEMISTAQALATTMTEKNPMGIRMTKEAINVSLDCPGLEAALNMEDRNQIMMTYTYRMK
- a CDS encoding acyl-CoA dehydrogenase, with translation MADKFMSMQNLKFTLDSRQSRHRDRAGDIFKGHPSKTMDMVFKAALDIGNKIMRPMFEEMDRMSPALEKGRVLVHPGVRPMLETLGRDGWISAPFPEKWEGENMPASLLHCINFIFASANYSAAVYHGLTMGAAKLLHSFGSAELQERFIPPMLEGRWQGTMALTEPEAGSSLGDIVTTAVLREDGTYHISGEKIFISAGDHDGVDNVVHLMLARMEGAKPGVKGISLFAVPKLRPAGDGSLIPNDVTVTQVFHKLGYRGAPITGLRMGEKNDCTGWLVGEPHQGLSYMFQMMNGARLEVGMGATAIASAAYHAALEYSRTRCQGRPLTAPKGSEPVPIIRHPDVKRMLLLQRAVVEGSLSLILHCGMYEDIHLQNPQARDCHLLLELLTPVAKTYPSEMGILSTSAAIQCFGGYGYCEDFPVEQHFRDMRIHPIHEGTTGIQAMDLLGRKLVMENGRALQLLKEEISDAIDGARGADLPEAGADFSLAAMADELETALARVEKTAMALGGIAMEKGPEPFLADATPFLEMFGITVIAWQWLTMATAAAGALATGKPGKKEKRFLEGKLATARYFYTYELTKIISIAVTLEKSTQMACTLADDLFTD